In Acidimicrobiia bacterium, one genomic interval encodes:
- the purS gene encoding phosphoribosylformylglycinamidine synthase subunit PurS, translating to MTKYRIDIRRKHGLADPEGATTARALHDLGYSGVVDVSFGRVIFVDTDDGDASDVAAMCEQLLANPVIEEYAIEVVE from the coding sequence ATGACGAAGTACCGGATCGACATCCGCCGCAAGCATGGCCTCGCCGACCCCGAAGGGGCGACGACGGCGAGAGCGCTCCACGACCTCGGGTACTCCGGGGTGGTCGACGTCAGCTTCGGACGGGTGATCTTCGTCGACACGGACGACGGCGACGCCTCCGACGTGGCTGCGATGTGCGAGCAGCTGCTCGCCAACCCTGTGATCGAGGAATACGCCATCGAGGTGGTCGAATGA
- a CDS encoding peptidoglycan recognition family protein — MTERDPARRRFLTWLGGALGVAGISAFGVRLARSGESAAEPAGAAPADAIRGAGPTTTAGTVRETSTVPSATTSAAPTTTEPPTSTTASTTTEPPPETTTSNAAPETTEPPPTSPPGGDGVVTVICRESWGARAAEDGMQDHTIERLTVHHTAAFLGDNGRAPAMVRGHQRFHIDDRGWPDLAYHYIIDAKGYAYEGRDTTKAGDTATRYDPAGHFLVCCEGNFDDQSVPEAQLGALVDVLAWAAARFGVGADAITGHRDHAATTCPGSSLYSTIEDGTLRKAVVARLAAGPPELRVVCGEEGDALVADIEAGRA; from the coding sequence ATGACGGAACGAGATCCCGCTCGCCGCAGGTTCCTCACCTGGCTCGGCGGCGCCCTCGGCGTGGCAGGCATATCGGCGTTCGGTGTGCGACTCGCCCGGTCGGGAGAGAGCGCCGCGGAGCCCGCCGGCGCCGCGCCCGCCGATGCGATCCGGGGTGCCGGCCCGACGACGACCGCCGGCACGGTCCGGGAGACGTCGACGGTCCCATCTGCGACGACGAGCGCCGCCCCCACGACCACCGAACCCCCCACGTCGACGACGGCCTCCACGACGACAGAACCGCCCCCGGAGACGACGACGTCGAATGCGGCCCCCGAGACCACCGAGCCTCCTCCCACCTCGCCGCCTGGCGGGGACGGCGTCGTGACGGTGATCTGCCGCGAGTCCTGGGGTGCCAGAGCCGCCGAGGACGGGATGCAGGACCACACGATCGAGCGGCTCACCGTGCACCACACCGCCGCCTTCCTGGGAGACAACGGGCGGGCGCCGGCGATGGTGCGGGGCCACCAGCGCTTCCACATCGACGACCGCGGGTGGCCGGACCTGGCCTACCACTACATCATCGACGCCAAGGGGTACGCCTACGAAGGCCGTGACACCACGAAGGCGGGCGACACCGCAACCCGCTACGACCCTGCCGGCCACTTCCTCGTCTGCTGTGAGGGCAACTTCGACGACCAGAGCGTCCCGGAGGCGCAGCTCGGTGCGCTCGTCGACGTGCTGGCGTGGGCTGCGGCCCGTTTCGGCGTCGGCGCCGACGCGATCACCGGCCACCGCGACCACGCCGCGACCACATGCCCCGGCTCGAGCTTGTACTCGACGATCGAGGACGGCACCCTGCGGAAGGCGGTTGTCGCCCGGCTGGCCGCCGGACCCCCGGAGCTGCGTGTCGTCTGCGGCGAGGAAGGTGACGCCCTCGTGGCGGACATCGAGGCGGGCAGGGCGTGA
- the purB gene encoding adenylosuccinate lyase: MIPRYSLPEMSAIWSEARKLAVWKEVETLVVEAWVAAGVAPADAALALRAAPEVDPMAWKDREEVTNHDLAAFVDVLSATVADGGEWVHYGLTSSDVLDTAQGAILKEAGDLLTGRVEALLGVVRARAGEHRDTFMVGRTHGIWAEPTTFGLKLATWAFELSRDLDRMRRATAAVAVGKISGAVGTYAHTPHSIEAYVCGRLGVGIEPASSQVTHRDRHAEFLSAIALVGSSLERFATELRQLQRSEVGEVREAFRSAQKGSSSMPHKRNPITAENITGISRLLRGYAGAGLEDVALWHERDISHSSVERVALPDACLLLDFALVRMTKLVAELVVDAERMAANLEGTRGLVYSQAVLLRLVETGTGRDEAYRIVQRNAMAAWEGGGQLRDLLAADPEVALSDADLAECFSPERFLRNAGVVFDRLDALEV, from the coding sequence GTGATCCCCCGCTACTCCCTCCCCGAGATGTCGGCCATCTGGAGCGAGGCCCGCAAGCTCGCCGTCTGGAAGGAGGTCGAGACTCTGGTCGTCGAGGCCTGGGTGGCGGCCGGGGTGGCGCCTGCCGACGCTGCGCTTGCGCTGCGGGCCGCCCCCGAGGTGGACCCGATGGCGTGGAAGGACCGAGAGGAGGTCACCAACCACGATCTGGCGGCGTTCGTCGACGTGCTCTCGGCGACGGTCGCTGACGGAGGCGAGTGGGTTCATTACGGCCTGACGTCGTCCGACGTGCTCGACACCGCCCAGGGGGCCATCTTGAAGGAGGCGGGTGATCTGCTGACCGGCCGGGTGGAGGCGCTGCTCGGCGTGGTGCGGGCGCGGGCCGGCGAGCATCGCGACACCTTCATGGTCGGCAGGACCCATGGGATCTGGGCCGAGCCGACGACGTTCGGGTTGAAGCTGGCGACCTGGGCATTCGAGCTGAGCCGCGACCTCGATCGAATGCGCCGGGCCACCGCCGCGGTGGCTGTCGGCAAGATCTCCGGCGCAGTCGGCACGTACGCCCACACGCCGCACTCGATCGAGGCGTACGTGTGCGGCAGGCTCGGGGTCGGGATCGAGCCAGCCTCGTCACAGGTGACCCATCGCGACCGTCACGCCGAGTTCTTGTCTGCGATCGCGCTCGTGGGATCGTCGCTGGAGCGCTTCGCGACGGAGCTGCGGCAGCTGCAGCGCAGCGAGGTCGGCGAGGTGCGTGAGGCGTTCCGGTCGGCGCAGAAGGGCTCGTCCTCGATGCCCCACAAGCGCAACCCGATCACAGCCGAGAACATCACGGGGATCTCCCGCCTGCTCCGCGGTTATGCGGGCGCCGGCCTCGAGGACGTGGCGCTGTGGCACGAGCGCGACATCTCCCACTCGTCGGTGGAGCGGGTGGCGTTGCCCGACGCCTGCCTGCTGCTCGACTTCGCTCTCGTCAGGATGACGAAGCTCGTGGCCGAGCTCGTGGTCGACGCCGAGCGCATGGCCGCCAACCTGGAGGGCACGAGGGGGCTCGTCTACTCGCAGGCGGTCCTGCTGCGCCTCGTCGAGACGGGGACGGGGCGCGACGAGGCGTATCGCATCGTGCAGCGCAACGCCATGGCGGCTTGGGAAGGTGGCGGGCAGCTCCGGGATCTCCTGGCGGCCGACCCCGAGGTCGCCCTGAGTGACGCCGACCTCGCCGAGTGCTTCTCCCCGGAGCGCTTCCTCCGCAACGCCGGCGTCGTCTTCGATCGCCTCGATGCGCTCGAGGTCTGA
- the purQ gene encoding phosphoribosylformylglycinamidine synthase I: MKAAVVVFPGSNCERDVVHALSTLGVDARTVWHRETSLEGFDGVVIPGGFAHGDYLRTGAIARFSPVMREVERFADEGRPVVGICNGFQVLCEARLLPGALVANRDLRFICRPVDMRVESTGSVLTGEASVGDVLRLPLNSYEGNFVAPAAELERIEAHGQVLLRYCDPDGDVTDEANPNGSSNSIAGIRNESGNVAGLMPHPERASDPVLGSTGGVPLLASLATALVPASA, translated from the coding sequence ATGAAGGCAGCCGTCGTCGTGTTCCCCGGCAGCAATTGTGAACGAGACGTCGTCCATGCTCTCTCGACGCTCGGAGTCGACGCTCGCACGGTCTGGCATCGCGAGACGTCCCTCGAGGGCTTCGACGGCGTCGTGATCCCCGGCGGCTTCGCCCACGGCGACTACCTGCGCACCGGGGCCATCGCCCGTTTCTCTCCCGTGATGCGCGAAGTGGAGCGATTCGCAGACGAGGGTCGACCGGTAGTCGGGATATGCAACGGGTTCCAGGTGCTCTGCGAAGCGCGACTCCTGCCGGGCGCCCTGGTTGCCAACCGCGACCTGCGCTTCATCTGCCGTCCGGTCGACATGCGGGTCGAGAGCACAGGTTCCGTGCTCACCGGCGAAGCGTCGGTGGGAGACGTCCTGCGGCTCCCACTCAACTCGTACGAGGGGAACTTCGTGGCGCCGGCCGCCGAGCTCGAGCGGATCGAGGCGCACGGCCAGGTGCTGCTGAGGTACTGCGATCCCGACGGTGACGTCACCGACGAGGCCAACCCGAACGGTTCGTCGAACTCGATCGCCGGGATCCGCAACGAGAGCGGCAACGTCGCAGGGCTCATGCCGCATCCCGAGCGGGCGAGCGACCCGGTACTCGGTTCGACCGGAGGCGTCCCGCTCCTCGCCTCGTTGGCGACCGCACTCGTGCCCGCCTCCGCATGA
- a CDS encoding adenylosuccinate synthase: MPATVIVGSQWGDEGKGKITDQMSEFADVVVRYQGGNNAGHTIVVGDERFALTLIPSGVLYPQVTPVIGNGCVVDPAVLLEEMETLRNRGIDPGKLRLSANAHLIMPYHRKLDAVMERYLGSQNIGTTKRGIGPAYMDKYARSGIRVQDLFDPKIFRQKLDAALTHKNKILTKVYNQLPMDDEPIAEEYLRYADRLQEHVTDTSLLVWEAIHEGKNVLFEGAQGTLLDIDHGTYPFVTSSNPTAGGAPVGAGVGPRDIDRVVGVAKAYISRVGTGPFPTELEDEIGEKMVEIGGEYGTVTGRRRRCGWLDAVALRYSVRVNGISEIALTKLDVLSHFESLKIAVAYDSLDQRYSEFPRQQRVLYNCHPVYEDMEGWSSDISSVTSFEQLPAPARAYVEHVEELAGVPITTVSVGPSRAATIRRA, encoded by the coding sequence ATGCCCGCCACAGTCATCGTCGGATCGCAGTGGGGCGACGAGGGGAAGGGCAAGATCACCGACCAGATGTCGGAGTTCGCCGATGTGGTCGTCCGGTACCAGGGCGGCAACAACGCCGGGCACACGATCGTCGTCGGCGACGAGCGGTTCGCCCTCACCCTCATCCCCAGCGGGGTTCTCTACCCCCAGGTCACACCGGTCATCGGGAACGGTTGCGTCGTCGATCCGGCCGTGCTCCTCGAGGAGATGGAGACGCTGCGCAATCGGGGCATCGACCCGGGCAAGCTGCGCCTCTCCGCCAACGCCCACCTCATCATGCCGTATCACCGCAAGCTGGATGCCGTGATGGAGCGCTACCTCGGCAGTCAGAACATCGGGACGACGAAGCGCGGGATCGGTCCGGCGTACATGGACAAGTACGCCAGGTCGGGTATCCGGGTCCAGGACCTCTTCGACCCGAAGATCTTCAGACAGAAGCTCGACGCCGCCCTCACCCACAAGAACAAGATCCTCACGAAGGTCTACAACCAGCTCCCCATGGACGACGAGCCGATCGCCGAGGAGTACCTACGGTACGCCGACCGTCTCCAGGAGCACGTGACGGATACCTCGCTCCTCGTTTGGGAGGCGATCCACGAAGGCAAGAACGTGCTCTTCGAGGGCGCCCAGGGAACCCTGCTCGACATCGATCACGGGACGTACCCCTTCGTCACGTCGTCGAACCCGACTGCGGGAGGCGCCCCGGTCGGCGCAGGGGTGGGCCCCCGCGACATCGATCGGGTCGTCGGGGTGGCCAAGGCGTACATCTCCCGGGTCGGCACCGGGCCGTTCCCGACCGAGCTCGAGGACGAGATCGGCGAGAAGATGGTCGAGATCGGCGGCGAGTACGGGACCGTGACCGGCAGGAGGAGGCGGTGTGGCTGGCTCGACGCCGTGGCGCTGCGCTACTCGGTTCGGGTCAACGGGATCAGCGAGATCGCCCTGACGAAGCTCGACGTGCTCTCGCACTTCGAGTCGCTGAAGATCGCCGTCGCCTACGACTCGCTCGACCAGCGATACAGCGAGTTCCCTCGCCAGCAACGCGTGCTCTACAACTGCCATCCGGTGTACGAGGACATGGAGGGCTGGAGCTCCGACATCTCGTCCGTCACGTCCTTCGAGCAGCTTCCGGCTCCCGCCCGCGCCTACGTCGAGCACGTCGAGGAGCTGGCAGGAGTGCCGATCACCACCGTGTCCGTCGGCCCGAGTCGGGCGGCGACCATCCGGCGCGCATGA
- a CDS encoding phosphoribosylaminoimidazolesuccinocarboxamide synthase, producing the protein MLALKHLGSGKVREIYEIDEERLLIVATDRISAFDVVLEPEIPDKGRVLTGLSKHWFDILAVPCHLLSTDVTTLPGLDGESAAYLQGRSMVVRRANVIPMECVVRGYLYGSSWNEYSRGGGPTTEHLGAGLRMADRLEEPIFTPATKAESGHDENLEESEARALVGSDVYEELRHRSVAVYLEAAALAAARGILLADTKFEYGFVDGEIILIDEVLTPDSSRYWPEDEWRPGHIMPSFDKQPVRDWLEAQGWDKVPPAPRLPEGVVFDTRTRYIDVYERLTGSRFVR; encoded by the coding sequence ATGCTGGCGCTGAAGCATCTCGGATCGGGCAAGGTCAGGGAGATCTACGAGATCGACGAAGAGCGGCTGCTCATCGTCGCCACCGACAGGATCTCGGCTTTCGACGTCGTGCTCGAGCCGGAGATACCCGACAAGGGCAGGGTGCTCACCGGGCTCTCGAAGCACTGGTTCGACATCCTCGCCGTCCCGTGCCATCTCCTGTCGACCGACGTGACGACGCTTCCGGGGCTCGACGGTGAGTCCGCCGCCTACCTGCAGGGCCGTTCGATGGTAGTGAGACGCGCCAACGTGATCCCTATGGAGTGCGTCGTCCGCGGCTACCTGTACGGATCTTCGTGGAACGAGTATTCCAGGGGAGGCGGACCGACCACCGAGCACCTCGGCGCGGGCCTGCGGATGGCAGACCGGCTCGAGGAGCCGATCTTCACCCCGGCGACGAAGGCCGAGTCCGGCCACGACGAGAACCTCGAGGAGTCCGAGGCGCGGGCCCTCGTCGGGAGCGACGTCTACGAAGAGCTGCGCCATCGGTCGGTCGCCGTCTATCTGGAGGCGGCCGCGCTGGCGGCGGCACGCGGGATCCTGCTCGCAGACACCAAGTTCGAGTACGGGTTCGTCGACGGCGAGATCATCCTCATCGACGAGGTCCTCACGCCGGACAGCTCGCGCTACTGGCCGGAGGACGAGTGGCGGCCGGGGCATATCATGCCGTCGTTCGACAAGCAGCCGGTACGAGATTGGCTCGAGGCGCAAGGCTGGGACAAGGTCCCTCCGGCGCCCCGGCTGCCGGAGGGCGTCGTCTTCGACACGCGCACTCGCTACATCGACGTGTACGAGCGCCTCACCGGCAGCCGATTCGTGCGATGA
- a CDS encoding DMT family transporter: MTSTTTTATIRDDRAPFSSIDWALFATVGLIWGASFLLIKVGLEAFHPALITWGRVALGAATLAVMPRPPVEIAREDRKTILLLSFTWVAIPFTLFPLAEEHINSAVTGILNGATPIFAGILGAVLFDRAPRGPQRVGIAVGFAGVVLMSAGSSAEGGTAIVGVLMVLAATVFYGLSINLAGRVQQRYGSIAVMSRMLALATVWTAPFGLWGLPRSTFAIDAAAAVAVLGIAGSGIAFVFMATLAGRVGGPRASLATYMIPAVSLVLGVVFLSETVALAALAGIVLVIGGAVLASRRER, translated from the coding sequence ATGACCTCGACGACGACAACGGCAACCATCCGCGACGACAGGGCCCCGTTCTCAAGCATCGATTGGGCGCTCTTCGCAACAGTCGGTCTCATCTGGGGTGCGTCGTTCCTGCTCATCAAGGTTGGCCTGGAGGCCTTCCACCCCGCCCTCATCACGTGGGGCAGGGTGGCGCTCGGCGCAGCAACGCTCGCCGTCATGCCCCGGCCTCCTGTCGAGATCGCCAGAGAGGACCGCAAGACGATCCTGCTCCTCTCGTTCACATGGGTGGCGATCCCGTTCACCTTGTTCCCCCTCGCCGAGGAGCACATCAACTCGGCGGTGACCGGGATCCTCAACGGGGCGACGCCGATCTTCGCCGGGATCCTCGGCGCCGTCTTGTTCGACCGCGCTCCCCGCGGACCGCAACGGGTCGGCATTGCAGTCGGATTCGCGGGAGTCGTCCTCATGAGCGCAGGCTCGAGTGCGGAAGGTGGCACGGCGATCGTGGGCGTGCTCATGGTACTGGCTGCAACCGTCTTCTACGGGTTGTCGATCAATCTCGCCGGCAGGGTGCAACAGCGCTACGGCTCGATAGCCGTGATGTCGCGCATGCTGGCGCTCGCCACCGTCTGGACGGCGCCCTTCGGTCTGTGGGGCCTGCCTCGATCGACGTTCGCCATCGACGCGGCCGCCGCAGTCGCAGTGCTCGGGATCGCAGGCTCCGGGATCGCCTTCGTGTTCATGGCGACCCTGGCGGGGCGGGTTGGGGGGCCGCGCGCATCGCTGGCCACATACATGATCCCCGCCGTGTCGCTCGTGCTCGGCGTCGTGTTCCTCTCGGAGACGGTCGCTTTGGCAGCGCTCGCCGGCATCGTGCTCGTCATCGGCGGTGCCGTGCTCGCGTCGCGGAGGGAGCGGTGA
- a CDS encoding sulfite exporter TauE/SafE family protein, producing MPCSRRGGSGEHLTLAEAAAIGLAGFAAGAVNGAAGGGSIVSFPVLLWTGFPAVTANVTSTVGIWAGYLGGVAGYRREVRAQRDRIRRFAPAAVTGAVAGVVVLLTTPERLFRSMAPWLILAASVLFLVQPIVARAVAATSIGGEKAPLLHAGVFLASVYGAYFGAGFGVILLALLGVFLADDLQRLNGLRGVIALTVNCVALILFAVTAPVAWDAVALMAPASFVGGFMGAVLARRLRPVWFRAVVIGFGVVAGTRLLIV from the coding sequence GTGCCGTGCTCGCGTCGCGGAGGGAGCGGTGAACACCTGACGCTTGCCGAGGCCGCAGCCATCGGGCTCGCCGGATTTGCGGCGGGAGCAGTCAACGGCGCCGCCGGAGGCGGCTCGATCGTCTCGTTCCCCGTTCTCTTGTGGACGGGGTTCCCGGCAGTCACCGCCAACGTGACGTCGACCGTCGGCATCTGGGCCGGATACCTGGGAGGCGTCGCCGGCTACCGACGGGAAGTGCGTGCCCAGCGCGATCGGATACGTCGATTCGCGCCGGCCGCCGTCACCGGAGCGGTCGCCGGCGTGGTCGTCCTGCTGACGACCCCGGAGCGGCTGTTTCGATCGATGGCGCCGTGGCTCATCCTGGCGGCGTCCGTCCTCTTCCTCGTCCAACCGATCGTGGCGAGGGCGGTGGCGGCCACCTCGATCGGCGGCGAGAAGGCTCCCCTGCTGCACGCCGGGGTGTTCCTCGCCTCGGTCTACGGTGCGTACTTCGGCGCAGGCTTCGGCGTGATCCTGCTCGCCCTCCTCGGGGTGTTCCTCGCCGACGACCTGCAACGCCTCAACGGCCTGCGCGGGGTGATCGCGCTCACGGTGAACTGCGTGGCACTGATCCTCTTCGCCGTGACGGCGCCCGTGGCGTGGGACGCCGTAGCCCTGATGGCACCGGCAAGTTTCGTAGGAGGGTTCATGGGCGCGGTGCTCGCCAGACGGTTGCGGCCGGTGTGGTTTCGCGCCGTCGTGATCGGCTTCGGCGTCGTCGCCGGGACGCGCCTGCTCATCGTTTGA
- the purE gene encoding 5-(carboxyamino)imidazole ribonucleotide mutase: protein MGTESAKVAILMGSGKDADKMEPAREVLDGLGIASEVHVMSAHRTPDTVAAFAAAARENGYAAIICGAGKAAHLAGAVAAHTTLPVIGVPIAAGSLGGLDALLATVQMPTGIPVATVAVDGAANAAYLAAAMISVTDDGVAAALEKYRESLRS from the coding sequence TTGGGAACTGAGAGCGCCAAGGTGGCCATCCTCATGGGATCCGGCAAGGACGCAGACAAGATGGAGCCTGCCCGCGAGGTGCTCGACGGCCTCGGGATCGCCAGTGAGGTACACGTCATGTCGGCACACCGGACCCCGGACACGGTCGCGGCGTTCGCCGCCGCCGCCCGCGAGAACGGCTACGCCGCCATCATCTGCGGCGCAGGCAAGGCTGCCCACCTGGCGGGCGCCGTCGCCGCCCACACGACGCTGCCCGTGATCGGTGTCCCCATCGCAGCAGGCAGCCTCGGTGGCCTCGACGCCTTGCTGGCGACCGTGCAGATGCCGACGGGCATCCCGGTTGCGACCGTTGCGGTCGACGGGGCGGCCAACGCCGCCTACCTGGCGGCCGCCATGATCTCCGTCACGGACGATGGCGTCGCCGCCGCCCTCGAGAAGTACCGGGAGTCGCTCCGGTCGTGA
- the purD gene encoding phosphoribosylamine--glycine ligase, which produces MKVLLLGGGGREHALGWKLAQSPVLTALVSAPGNPGLAELGRCITSIDITDAAAVTDLAATEAADLVVIGPEAPLAAGVADALGAAGVPVFGPGAAAARLESSKAFAKEVMRTAGVATAAAEVFTDPAGAAAHLAGRSGPYVVKADGLAAGKGVLVTEDLEAATAWAAACLTGRFGEAGSAVVIEDHLDGDEVSVLAVCHGETALTLEAARDYKRIGDGDTGPNTGGMGCYSPPRHLPEGLVAATRDDVIQPVLRELSRRGIPYTGFLYAGLVLTADGPRVLEFNCRLGDPETQVLMPRLASDLLTVLAAAAAGEPIDSPLEWHEDAAVDVVLASPGYPVGSVSGLPISGDLSAGGDVLVFHAGTRYGDGGLETSGGRVLNVVGVGPDVATARKRAYERAGQIDFEGKQMRSDIGN; this is translated from the coding sequence ATGAAGGTCCTCCTCCTCGGCGGCGGGGGCCGCGAGCACGCCCTCGGGTGGAAGCTCGCTCAGAGCCCGGTGCTCACCGCGCTCGTGAGCGCCCCTGGGAACCCCGGCCTGGCGGAGCTCGGTCGGTGCATCACCTCGATCGACATCACCGATGCGGCCGCCGTGACCGACCTTGCTGCGACCGAGGCTGCCGACCTGGTGGTGATCGGGCCCGAGGCCCCACTGGCGGCCGGCGTCGCCGATGCGCTCGGCGCGGCGGGAGTGCCGGTGTTCGGCCCGGGGGCGGCCGCCGCCCGCCTCGAGTCGTCGAAGGCGTTCGCCAAAGAGGTCATGCGAACGGCAGGTGTGGCGACCGCGGCGGCGGAGGTGTTCACCGATCCGGCAGGCGCAGCCGCCCACCTCGCAGGCCGAAGCGGGCCGTACGTGGTGAAGGCGGACGGTCTGGCCGCCGGCAAGGGGGTTCTCGTAACCGAGGACTTGGAGGCCGCCACGGCGTGGGCCGCCGCATGCCTGACGGGGAGGTTCGGCGAGGCGGGCTCTGCGGTCGTCATCGAGGACCACCTCGACGGCGACGAGGTCTCGGTTCTCGCCGTCTGTCACGGCGAAACCGCCCTGACGCTCGAGGCGGCCCGCGACTACAAGCGCATCGGAGACGGCGACACGGGACCGAACACGGGCGGGATGGGCTGCTACAGCCCGCCGCGCCACCTGCCGGAGGGCCTCGTGGCGGCGACGAGGGACGACGTGATCCAGCCGGTGCTGCGTGAGTTGAGCAGGCGGGGCATCCCGTACACCGGATTCCTGTACGCCGGTCTCGTCCTCACGGCCGACGGACCGCGTGTGCTCGAGTTCAACTGCCGCCTCGGCGACCCGGAGACCCAGGTACTCATGCCGCGCCTGGCGAGCGACCTGCTCACCGTCTTGGCGGCGGCGGCTGCCGGCGAGCCGATCGACTCCCCGCTCGAGTGGCATGAGGACGCCGCAGTCGACGTCGTGCTGGCGTCTCCCGGTTACCCGGTCGGTTCGGTGTCGGGGCTGCCGATCTCCGGCGACCTGTCGGCAGGCGGCGACGTGCTGGTCTTCCATGCCGGCACGCGATACGGGGACGGCGGGCTCGAGACGAGCGGCGGCCGGGTGCTCAACGTCGTCGGGGTCGGCCCCGACGTGGCGACGGCCCGGAAGCGGGCGTACGAGCGGGCCGGCCAGATCGACTTCGAAGGCAAGCAGATGAGGAGCGACATTGGGAACTGA
- a CDS encoding DUF3352 domain-containing protein: MVVATGVAGALVVAGVAGAAWLRNEMGSPLGAADSIPQDADLVVTVDFLHFTQDGRLDTIIDAVTRPMLDVGTIERGDLASIVEALSDEVLGETGISLTEDVVPWVGRSAALAVVDLAGVSQTAASRLPSGLLVAIDVRDHATAEQFVTKLVSTVEDHGGSIGTEVVDGHTVYVADSGLGYYSLTEDTFLVASDDATLRSAFDAESGSAIADTPAFQRAMAALDPDRGVSFYMRNTIPDLIRSIEGVAGAGAVPEIDSSLYENLVAVAGAAGLVDDGFWAETKLLYDGDAPALIGSEEPPLVSGLPAGTYFYLGVAAAEETFADAMDALRASLESAGVPLGPYGDVLGYLDGRFTLAVVPADSGLISSMLGADVGIVGGIGIDDPAGMRGFLEGVIPSFAVDGVEVVEDGEMMRVFADGAEVLAFSITEEALAIGTSAATLGPVLSGGGEGLTTSALYRDLDALLPGDGVDLYVDVEAAVDAFLLDDPAVVRQGAPFQAVRGIGGSTVVEGDTLTARFVLLFDVSSGA, from the coding sequence ATGGTGGTCGCTACCGGAGTCGCCGGTGCCCTGGTCGTCGCCGGGGTTGCAGGTGCCGCCTGGCTGCGCAACGAGATGGGATCTCCGCTCGGCGCAGCCGATTCGATCCCGCAGGACGCCGACTTGGTCGTCACCGTCGACTTCCTGCACTTCACACAGGACGGCCGGCTCGACACGATCATCGACGCCGTCACCCGGCCGATGCTCGACGTCGGCACGATCGAGAGAGGCGACCTCGCCAGCATCGTCGAGGCGCTCAGCGACGAGGTGCTCGGCGAGACGGGCATCTCCCTCACCGAGGACGTCGTGCCGTGGGTCGGCCGTTCAGCCGCGCTGGCGGTGGTCGACCTGGCGGGCGTCTCCCAGACTGCCGCCTCACGCCTCCCGAGCGGGTTGCTCGTCGCGATCGACGTGCGCGATCACGCCACGGCGGAGCAATTCGTCACGAAGCTCGTGTCGACCGTCGAAGACCATGGCGGCTCGATCGGTACGGAGGTCGTGGACGGACACACCGTCTACGTTGCCGATTCGGGCCTTGGCTACTACTCGCTGACTGAAGACACCTTCCTCGTCGCCTCCGACGACGCCACCCTGCGCAGCGCCTTCGACGCAGAGTCCGGCAGCGCAATTGCCGACACGCCGGCCTTCCAGAGAGCGATGGCGGCCCTCGACCCCGACCGTGGAGTGAGCTTCTACATGCGCAACACGATCCCGGACCTCATCCGTTCAATCGAGGGCGTCGCCGGGGCAGGCGCGGTCCCTGAGATCGACTCGTCGCTGTATGAGAACCTCGTGGCTGTCGCAGGCGCAGCCGGCCTCGTCGACGATGGCTTCTGGGCCGAGACCAAGCTCCTCTACGACGGCGACGCCCCTGCCTTGATCGGCTCGGAAGAGCCGCCGCTCGTGTCGGGGCTGCCGGCGGGGACGTACTTCTACCTCGGCGTCGCAGCCGCCGAGGAGACCTTCGCCGATGCGATGGACGCGCTGCGTGCTTCGCTGGAGAGCGCCGGGGTGCCGCTCGGACCATACGGCGACGTCCTCGGGTACCTCGACGGGCGGTTCACGCTCGCCGTCGTTCCCGCAGACAGCGGCCTGATCTCGTCCATGCTGGGCGCCGATGTCGGCATCGTCGGCGGGATCGGTATCGACGACCCCGCCGGCATGCGGGGGTTCCTCGAGGGAGTCATCCCAAGCTTCGCGGTAGACGGTGTCGAAGTCGTCGAGGATGGCGAGATGATGCGGGTCTTCGCCGACGGCGCCGAGGTGCTGGCGTTCTCGATCACCGAGGAGGCGCTCGCCATCGGCACGAGCGCCGCCACGCTCGGTCCCGTGCTGTCAGGAGGAGGCGAGGGACTGACGACGAGCGCCCTCTACCGGGACCTCGATGCCCTTCTCCCCGGCGACGGGGTGGACCTGTACGTCGACGTCGAGGCGGCGGTGGATGCCTTCCTGCTCGACGATCCCGCCGTTGTGCGGCAAGGCGCCCCGTTCCAAGCGGTGAGAGGCATCGGCGGCTCGACCGTCGTCGAGGGCGACACGCTGACGGCGCGCTTCGTCCTGCTGTTCGACGTATCGTCGGGAGCCTGA